The Marinobacter halotolerans genome includes a window with the following:
- a CDS encoding gamma-glutamylcyclotransferase family protein — MFRYFGFGSNMSTLSLQAKGVDPVSSVRAELACWQLRFNVQHFFRHEGGVGNIEFTGNPDHRVLGVLHECPDEALPLLDAAEAFGYGYDRITVPVKPHQQSFDSDDAVQALTYVGMPNFINDECLPSQRYLNILVQGAREAELDQAYLENLRAQPIHSPPDYPEFMPPAGRFPEFDKETLAERPLLTSLYGCVFDMTEARPQHEFLKGFFGGRDMTLFHLQRMDSATLNETMDDVRHGRLNAAQTQYLNAFLNEYAREYRFVGHYSYQKD, encoded by the coding sequence ATGTTTCGCTACTTTGGCTTCGGTTCCAATATGAGCACGCTGTCTTTGCAAGCCAAAGGCGTTGATCCGGTGTCTTCAGTGCGGGCCGAGCTGGCGTGTTGGCAACTGAGATTTAACGTGCAGCACTTTTTTCGTCACGAGGGCGGCGTTGGCAATATCGAGTTTACCGGCAATCCAGACCACCGGGTGCTGGGCGTGCTCCACGAGTGCCCTGATGAGGCGCTGCCACTGCTCGATGCGGCCGAAGCCTTTGGCTATGGCTACGATCGGATCACGGTGCCGGTGAAACCGCACCAGCAAAGTTTTGATTCCGATGATGCCGTGCAGGCGCTGACTTACGTCGGCATGCCCAATTTTATCAATGACGAATGCCTGCCAAGTCAGCGATACCTTAATATACTGGTGCAGGGGGCCCGGGAAGCGGAGCTTGATCAAGCGTACCTCGAGAACCTGCGAGCTCAGCCCATACACAGCCCCCCTGACTATCCCGAGTTCATGCCACCGGCGGGTCGCTTTCCTGAATTTGACAAGGAAACACTCGCTGAAAGGCCGCTGCTCACTTCGCTGTACGGGTGTGTATTCGACATGACCGAGGCGAGGCCACAGCACGAATTTCTGAAAGGCTTTTTCGGCGGCAGGGATATGACACTCTTCCACCTTCAGCGGATGGACAGCGCCACATTGAATGAAACCATGGATGACGTCCGGCACGGGCGTCTGAACGCGGCTCAAACACAGTACTTGAATGCGTTTTTAAACGAGTATGCTCGCGAGTATCGTTTTGTCGGCCACTACAGCTACCAAAAAGACTAG